A portion of the Roseovarius sp. SCSIO 43702 genome contains these proteins:
- a CDS encoding ABC transporter permease, with product MIVLALYIAAFVGAFVIVRLGIRRMMVRHDFTSLKTVTFGDESAVKPDRWASIISIVTLFLLWGAFTGSDWVPIHAPGPFVGDTEFTYTVEAPDGARDDATVHARVYPEGDSGDPQTVEPGSGFAKDDSIALAAWRSDLVLVDKNDEVTRDDGARIVAIDGKPVVPGSRVEVADGVVTVTAKGSLNFVPDAGMQMEPIWLPAPEAVVARIKEISSQGYQGFTLWEHLFWSLFRVIVGFLCGALIGIPLGYAMGLSDWFRGWFDPIVEFMRPVPPLALIPLVIIWAGIGETGKIILLFLAALWIMAISARAGVSGVAISKVHAAYSLGASRWQILRHVIVPNSLPEIFTGARVAMGVCWGTVVAAELVAAEKGAGMMIMVASRFQLTDIVLMGIILIGVIGFTIDILMRKAEDWLVPWKGRT from the coding sequence ATGATCGTCTTGGCTCTCTACATCGCTGCCTTCGTCGGGGCGTTTGTCATCGTGCGCCTCGGCATACGCAGGATGATGGTGCGCCACGATTTCACCTCGCTCAAGACCGTGACATTCGGTGACGAAAGCGCCGTGAAACCCGACCGGTGGGCCAGCATCATATCGATCGTCACCCTCTTCCTGCTCTGGGGGGCGTTTACCGGCTCCGACTGGGTGCCCATTCATGCACCCGGACCCTTCGTCGGAGACACGGAGTTCACCTATACCGTGGAAGCGCCGGATGGTGCGCGCGACGATGCGACGGTCCATGCCCGCGTCTATCCCGAGGGAGACTCCGGCGATCCGCAGACCGTGGAGCCGGGGTCGGGCTTCGCGAAGGACGACTCGATCGCGCTCGCCGCCTGGCGTTCGGACCTCGTGCTGGTGGACAAGAACGACGAGGTGACGCGCGATGACGGCGCCAGGATCGTCGCCATCGACGGCAAACCGGTGGTCCCCGGAAGCCGGGTCGAGGTGGCCGACGGGGTCGTTACCGTCACGGCCAAGGGATCGCTGAATTTCGTGCCCGACGCAGGCATGCAGATGGAGCCGATCTGGCTCCCGGCGCCCGAGGCAGTCGTCGCCCGGATCAAGGAAATCTCGAGCCAGGGCTACCAGGGCTTCACCCTGTGGGAGCATCTCTTCTGGTCGCTCTTCCGCGTGATCGTCGGCTTTCTCTGTGGCGCGCTCATCGGCATCCCCCTCGGCTATGCCATGGGTCTCAGCGACTGGTTCCGCGGCTGGTTCGATCCGATCGTCGAATTCATGCGCCCGGTGCCGCCGCTGGCCTTGATCCCGCTCGTCATCATCTGGGCGGGAATCGGCGAGACCGGCAAGATCATCCTGCTATTCCTTGCGGCGCTCTGGATCATGGCGATATCGGCCCGCGCGGGCGTGTCGGGAGTCGCGATCTCCAAGGTGCATGCCGCCTATTCGCTGGGCGCCAGCCGCTGGCAGATCCTGCGCCACGTGATCGTGCCCAACTCCCTGCCGGAGATTTTCACCGGCGCGCGGGTCGCCATGGGCGTGTGCTGGGGAACCGTGGTCGCCGCCGAACTGGTCGCGGCCGAAAAAGGGGCGGGCATGATGATCATGGTCGCCAGCCGTTTCCAACTGACCGACATCGTGCTCATGGGGATCATCCTGATCGGCGTGATCGGCTTCACGATCGACATCCTGATGCGCAAGGCCGAGGATTGGCTGGTGCCCTGGAAAGGACGCACCTGA
- the uvrB gene encoding excinuclease ABC subunit UvrB codes for MPYAHSDSAPPMLHAPAPDVARREKLEGGKRFEMVTEFSAAGDQPTAIAELTQGIDEGERDQVLLGATGTGKTFTMARVIEETQRPAIILAPNKTLAAQLYGEFKGFFPNNAVEYFVSYYDYYQPEAYVPRSDTFIEKESQINEQIDRMRHSATRALLERDDVIIVASVSCIYGIGSVETYGAMTQDLKVGHDYDQRKVMADLVAQQYRRNDQAFQRGSFRVRGDSLEIFPAHLEDRAWRLSFFGEELESITEFDPLTGEKTDSFDQIRVYANSHYVTPKPTMQQAIIGIKKELRTRLDQLVGEGKLLEAQRLEQRTNFDLEILEATGVCNGIENYSRYLTGRAPGEPPPTLFEFIPDNAIVFADESHVSVPQIGGMYRGDYRRKFTLAEHGFRLPSCMDNRPLKFEEWDAMRPQSVFVSATPAAWELEQTGGVFTEQVIRPTGLLDPMVEIRPVETQVDDLLDEVRRVAADGYRTLVTTLTKRMAEDLTEYLHEQGIRVRYMHSDIDTIERIEILRDLRLGAFDVLVGINLLREGLDIPECGLVAILDADKEGFLRSETSLIQTIGRAARNADGRVIMYADRITGSMERALAETDRRRAKQIAYNEEHGITPATIRKNVDDILAGLYQGDVDMNRVTAKVDHAIGGNLQAHLDALRADMRKAAENLEFEEAARLRDEVKRLEAVDLAVADDPLARQQAVEKASAEAVKGRGRSTAGRPGQRGGNVKRRKR; via the coding sequence ATGCCCTACGCCCATTCCGACAGCGCGCCACCCATGTTGCACGCCCCCGCCCCCGATGTCGCCCGGCGCGAGAAGCTCGAGGGCGGCAAGCGGTTCGAGATGGTGACCGAGTTCTCGGCCGCCGGGGATCAGCCCACCGCGATCGCGGAGCTGACCCAGGGCATCGACGAGGGCGAACGCGACCAGGTGCTCCTCGGGGCCACCGGCACGGGCAAGACCTTCACCATGGCGCGCGTGATCGAGGAAACCCAGCGTCCCGCCATCATCCTGGCGCCCAACAAGACCCTCGCGGCGCAGCTTTACGGCGAATTCAAGGGCTTCTTCCCCAACAACGCCGTGGAATATTTCGTCAGCTACTACGACTACTACCAGCCCGAGGCCTACGTGCCGCGCTCCGACACCTTCATCGAGAAGGAAAGCCAGATCAACGAACAGATCGACCGGATGCGCCACTCGGCCACCCGCGCGCTCCTGGAACGCGACGACGTGATCATCGTGGCCTCGGTCTCGTGCATCTACGGCATCGGCTCGGTCGAGACCTACGGTGCCATGACCCAGGACCTGAAGGTCGGCCACGACTACGATCAGCGCAAGGTCATGGCCGATCTCGTGGCGCAGCAGTACCGCCGCAACGACCAGGCGTTCCAGCGCGGCTCGTTCCGGGTGCGCGGCGACTCGCTCGAGATCTTCCCCGCCCACCTCGAGGACCGCGCCTGGCGGCTGTCGTTCTTCGGCGAGGAGCTCGAGTCGATCACCGAATTCGATCCCCTCACCGGCGAGAAGACCGACAGTTTCGACCAGATCCGCGTCTATGCCAATTCGCACTACGTCACGCCGAAACCGACGATGCAGCAGGCCATCATAGGCATCAAGAAGGAGCTGCGCACGCGGCTCGATCAACTCGTGGGCGAGGGCAAGCTCCTGGAGGCGCAGCGGCTCGAACAGCGCACGAATTTCGACCTCGAGATACTCGAGGCCACCGGCGTCTGCAACGGGATCGAGAACTATTCGCGCTACCTGACGGGGCGTGCGCCGGGTGAGCCGCCGCCCACGCTCTTCGAATTCATCCCCGACAACGCCATCGTCTTCGCCGACGAAAGCCACGTGTCGGTCCCGCAGATCGGCGGCATGTATCGCGGCGACTACCGGCGCAAGTTCACGCTCGCCGAACACGGCTTCCGCCTGCCCTCCTGCATGGACAACCGCCCGCTCAAGTTCGAGGAATGGGACGCCATGCGCCCGCAATCGGTGTTCGTCTCGGCCACCCCCGCGGCGTGGGAGCTCGAGCAGACCGGCGGCGTCTTCACCGAACAGGTGATCCGCCCCACGGGCCTGCTCGACCCGATGGTCGAAATCCGCCCCGTCGAGACGCAGGTGGACGACCTGCTGGACGAGGTGCGCCGCGTCGCCGCCGATGGCTACCGCACGCTCGTGACCACGCTGACCAAGCGCATGGCCGAGGACCTGACCGAATACCTGCACGAGCAGGGCATCCGCGTGCGCTACATGCACAGCGACATCGACACGATCGAGCGGATCGAGATCCTGCGCGACCTGCGGCTCGGCGCCTTCGACGTGCTGGTGGGCATCAACCTTTTGCGCGAGGGGCTCGACATTCCCGAATGCGGCCTCGTGGCGATTCTCGACGCCGACAAGGAAGGGTTCCTGCGCTCCGAAACCTCGCTCATCCAGACCATCGGGCGCGCGGCGCGCAACGCCGATGGCCGCGTGATCATGTATGCCGACCGCATCACCGGCTCGATGGAGCGCGCGCTGGCCGAGACCGACCGCCGCCGTGCCAAGCAGATCGCCTATAACGAGGAACACGGCATCACGCCGGCCACGATCAGGAAGAACGTCGACGACATCCTCGCCGGTCTCTACCAGGGCGACGTGGACATGAACCGCGTGACGGCGAAGGTGGACCACGCCATCGGCGGCAACCTCCAGGCCCATCTCGACGCGCTCCGCGCCGACATGCGCAAGGCCGCCGAGAACCTCGAATTCGAGGAAGCCGCGCGGCTCCGCGACGAGGTCAAGCGGCTCGAGGCGGTCGATCTCGCCGTCGCCGACGACCCCCTCGCGCGCCAGCAAGCAGTCGAGAAGGCGAGCGCCGAGGCCGTCAAGGGGCGCGGCCGCTCAACGGCGGGGCGTCCGGGGCAGCGGGGCGGGAATGTGAAAAGGCGGAAGAGGTAG
- the rfbA gene encoding glucose-1-phosphate thymidylyltransferase RfbA codes for MTQRKGIILAGGTGSRLFPITGAVSKQLMPIYDKPMIYFPLSVLMLAGIREIAVITTPGDRAQFERLLGDGSQWGLEMTYIGQPSPDGLAQAYLLAEDFLAGAPSVMVLGDNIFFGHGLPELLAAADARTTGGTVFGYRVADPQRYGVVAMDGDGTVTGIVEKPAEPPSNYAVTGLYFLDASASERARTITPSARGELEITSLLQTYLDEGSLSVQQMGRGYAWLDTGTHASLLDAGNFVRTLQSRQGLQAGCPEEIAYEQGWIDSAQLNSLADRYSKTEYGAYLKRLLKEG; via the coding sequence ATGACGCAACGTAAGGGGATCATCCTGGCCGGGGGCACCGGATCGCGGCTTTTCCCGATCACCGGCGCGGTATCGAAGCAATTGATGCCGATCTATGACAAGCCGATGATCTATTTCCCGCTGTCGGTCCTGATGCTCGCGGGGATACGCGAGATCGCGGTGATCACCACCCCCGGCGACCGGGCACAGTTCGAGCGGCTGCTGGGCGACGGATCGCAATGGGGTCTCGAGATGACCTATATCGGGCAGCCGTCGCCGGACGGGCTGGCGCAGGCCTACCTGCTGGCCGAGGATTTCCTGGCGGGGGCGCCTTCGGTGATGGTGCTGGGGGACAATATCTTCTTCGGGCACGGGCTGCCCGAACTGCTGGCGGCGGCGGATGCGCGGACGACCGGGGGCACCGTCTTCGGCTATCGCGTCGCGGACCCGCAGCGCTATGGCGTGGTGGCCATGGATGGCGACGGGACGGTGACCGGCATCGTGGAGAAGCCCGCCGAGCCGCCTTCGAACTACGCTGTGACGGGGCTTTACTTCCTCGACGCCAGCGCGTCCGAGAGGGCGCGCACGATCACCCCCTCGGCGCGCGGCGAGCTCGAGATCACGTCGCTCCTGCAGACCTATCTCGACGAGGGCAGCCTGAGCGTGCAGCAGATGGGCCGCGGTTACGCGTGGCTCGACACCGGCACCCATGCCAGCCTGCTCGACGCCGGGAATTTCGTGCGCACGCTGCAATCGCGGCAGGGCCTGCAGGCCGGATGCCCCGAGGAGATCGCCTATGAACAGGGGTGGATCGACAGCGCGCAACTCAACAGCCTCGCCGACCGGTACAGCAAGACCGAGTATGGCGCCTATCTCAAGCGGTTGCTGAAGGAGGGCTGA
- the rfbD gene encoding dTDP-4-dehydrorhamnose reductase, producing MRILIFGRTGQVATELARRAMVVALGRAEADLRDPQALRDAVEAHAPDVVINAAAYTAVDRAEEERAEAQAVNATAPGAIAGACAARRIPFLHVSTDYVFDGSGSRPWTPEDPVDPRNVYGRTKLAGERAVRAAGGTHAILRTSWVFSAHGTNFVKTMLRLGAGRDELRVVDDQVGGPTPAADIAACLLTMARAMTDGQEGGTYHFAGSPATSWAGFAREIFAQAGMGVKVTGIPTAEYPTPATRPENSRLDGESLTRDFGIAMPDWKAGLRDVLDALRG from the coding sequence GTGAGGATATTGATCTTCGGCCGCACCGGCCAGGTCGCGACCGAGCTCGCGCGGCGGGCCATGGTGGTCGCGCTGGGCCGGGCCGAGGCGGACCTGCGCGACCCGCAGGCGCTGCGCGACGCGGTGGAGGCGCACGCGCCCGACGTGGTCATCAACGCCGCGGCCTACACGGCGGTCGACCGCGCCGAGGAGGAGCGGGCCGAGGCGCAGGCGGTCAACGCCACGGCCCCCGGCGCGATCGCCGGTGCCTGTGCCGCGCGGCGCATCCCGTTCCTGCATGTTTCGACCGATTACGTCTTTGACGGCAGCGGATCGCGCCCGTGGACCCCGGAAGACCCGGTGGACCCGCGAAACGTCTATGGCCGCACCAAGCTGGCCGGGGAAAGGGCGGTGCGCGCGGCGGGCGGGACGCACGCGATCCTGCGCACGTCTTGGGTGTTTTCCGCCCACGGAACGAATTTCGTCAAGACGATGCTGCGCCTCGGCGCGGGGCGCGACGAGCTGCGCGTGGTCGATGATCAGGTCGGCGGACCGACGCCCGCGGCGGATATCGCGGCCTGCCTGCTGACGATGGCGCGCGCGATGACGGACGGGCAGGAGGGCGGCACCTATCATTTCGCGGGCAGCCCCGCGACAAGCTGGGCAGGGTTCGCGCGCGAGATTTTCGCGCAGGCCGGCATGGGGGTCAAAGTGACGGGTATCCCGACGGCGGAGTATCCGACGCCAGCGACGCGCCCGGAGAATTCGCGCCTCGACGGGGAGAGCCTGACACGGGATTTCGGGATCGCGATGCCGGACTGGAAGGCCGGGTTGCGCGACGTCCTGGATGCGCTCAGGGGTTGA
- the rfbB gene encoding dTDP-glucose 4,6-dehydratase translates to MKILVTGGAGFIGSAVVRQAIAAGHEVVNLDALTYAACLENVVQVAGHPAYAFERVDIRDAGAVQAVFDRHAPDAVMHLAAESHVDRSIDGPGTFVKTNINGTFNLLQAARLLWEAKGRPDGFRFHHVSTDEVYGTLGATGLFTEETPYAPNSPYSASKAASDHLVRAWHETYGLPVVVTNCSNNYGPYQFPEKLIPVVILRALAGAAVPVYGKGENVRDWLYVEDHADALLTVLAKGAVGRTYNIGGENEVRNIDLVRMICAILDRLKPGPAPHAEQIAFVTDRPGHDLRYAIDPSRIRAELGWRPSCTLEEGLERTVRWYLDNEDWWRALQDREGVGRRLGRGSGR, encoded by the coding sequence GTGAAGATACTCGTGACAGGCGGTGCCGGGTTCATCGGATCGGCCGTGGTGCGGCAGGCGATCGCCGCCGGTCACGAGGTGGTCAACCTCGACGCACTGACCTATGCCGCGTGCCTCGAGAACGTGGTGCAGGTGGCCGGGCATCCCGCCTACGCGTTCGAGCGGGTCGATATCCGCGACGCCGGGGCCGTGCAGGCGGTGTTCGACCGCCACGCCCCGGATGCGGTCATGCACCTGGCGGCCGAAAGCCACGTGGACCGGTCGATCGACGGGCCGGGAACCTTTGTGAAGACCAACATCAACGGCACGTTCAACCTGTTGCAGGCCGCGCGCCTCCTCTGGGAGGCGAAGGGGCGGCCGGACGGGTTCCGGTTCCACCATGTCTCGACCGACGAGGTCTACGGCACGCTGGGCGCCACCGGGCTCTTCACCGAGGAGACCCCCTATGCGCCCAACTCCCCCTATTCGGCGTCGAAGGCGGCGAGCGACCACCTCGTCCGCGCCTGGCACGAGACCTACGGCCTGCCGGTGGTGGTCACGAACTGCTCGAACAATTACGGGCCCTACCAGTTTCCCGAGAAGCTGATCCCGGTCGTCATCCTCCGGGCGCTCGCGGGCGCGGCCGTGCCGGTCTATGGCAAGGGCGAGAACGTGCGGGACTGGCTCTACGTGGAGGACCATGCCGACGCGCTGTTGACGGTGCTGGCGAAGGGCGCGGTGGGGCGCACATACAACATCGGCGGGGAGAACGAGGTTCGCAATATCGACCTCGTGCGGATGATCTGTGCGATCCTCGACCGCCTGAAGCCCGGCCCGGCGCCCCATGCGGAGCAGATCGCCTTCGTCACGGACCGCCCCGGCCACGATCTGCGTTATGCCATCGACCCGTCGCGCATCCGTGCCGAACTCGGCTGGCGACCGTCCTGCACCCTGGAGGAAGGGCTGGAGCGGACCGTGAGATGGTATCTGGACAACGAGGACTGGTGGCGTGCCCTGCAGGATCGCGAGGGCGTGGGCCGGCGGCTGGGGCGGGGGTCGGGGCGGTGA